The window TCATCTAAAGCAtattcatttgttcctttgattgctcatcattggaatgccattttgttttttatctatTGTCATTCTATCCAAGCTTATTCGTTTGTTCCCTTCCTTTCTCATCACTGGGACGTCATCCAAGGTTCTATGTATGTTCAATtttagttcctttggtttccgatagttgggatgccatcctaggttctacctaagttgtttctttggtttctcatttttGTGACTccatcctagtttctatctaTGTTTGTTCttcgttcctttggtttccaaacATTTTTATGCTATCCGAGGCTTTTGTCTATGTTCAATGTTATTTCCTTTGGTTTTCATTCATAGGGAAGTCATCCTAGATTCTATCTATGTTAATTCTTAGTTCCattggtttcccatcattgggatgccgtcgcaggttctatctaagcttatttgattgctcatcattggaaccctattcttggttctatctattttcattcttagttcccttcgtttcccatcattgggatgccatcttaggttttatctaagctattcatttgttcttttgactcatcatcattgggacaccattctTGGATCTATATATCATTGTCCTTAGGTTCTTTAGTTTTCCATGATTGTGATGTCAGCCTAGTTTCTAtctaaagctttttttttttttttccttttgtttttcatcactgggacaccatcctaggttctatctatgtttgttcatttggtttccaatcattgGAATGTCATCCTATGTTATAGTTAGGATCAGTCgattgtttcttttgtttctcattgTTGTGACACCATCATAGTTTCTATCTATGTTCCTTCTTAGTTCCTTTCATATCCAAACATTGGGATTCCATCCTACGTTCTGTATAGGTTCTTTGTTAGTTCCTTCGATTTCCAATCATTGGGAAGTCATCCTAAGCTCTATCTATGGTTGTTCATTTGTtccattggtttctcatcattgggacccCATCCTAGGTTCTGTCTATTGCTGATTGTaagttcctttggtttccaatcattgGGAAGCAATCCTAGGTTTTATCCACACTTATTAGtttattcctttggtttctaATCATTTCACGCCATCCTAGGCTttatctatgttcattcttgtCTCCTAAGGTTTCCCATCAGTACGATGCCATCCTACATTCCATCTAAAGCTtatttctttgttcctttttttttcgcATCATTGAGATTCCATCCTATGCTctatctatgttcattcttagttcatttaaatcatattagtttgttcctttgattgctcatcattaGAGCGCCATTCTTGGTGCtatctattttcattcttagttcatTTAGTTTCCCATGCTGGAGATGTCATCCTAGTTTTTATCAAAACTTATTCGtttgttcctttcctttcccttcACTAGGATGTCATCGTCACTgtcaccgttaccatcaccATTATCACCACTGTTACCGACATCGTTACCATCATTGTTACCGTTCTCATCATCATTACTATTACCGAAATCGTTACCGTTCCCGTCATCATTACTGTTACCAAAATCGTTACCATTATTGCAACAGTTACTGTCACCATCACCGTTATTGTTACTGTTATCATAATCGTTACTGTCACCATTATTGTCAACGTCACCGTTACCGTCACCATCACTGTTATTGTCACTATTACCATTACCGTCACCGTTATCGTTATCGATATCGTCACCATTATCGTTACTATTATTGTTACCGTTCGCGATACCGTTACTATCACTGTCATCGTCACAATCACAGTTACCGTCATcgttaccattaccattacGATTATCGCCACCGTTACCGTTATTGTTAATGTTATCGTCATAGTCACTGTTACCGAGGCCGTGATTGTTATTTTATCCATTACAATAACCGTCATCGTTATTATCACCGTTACTGTTACTATTACCATCACTGTTACCATGGAcgttaccgttaccgttactGTTACCGTCAATGTTACGGTTATCGTCATCGTAACCGTTACCATCACCGTCACCATCATCGTGACCATTACTATCACCGTTACCATCATCGTGACCATTACCTTTATTGTCACAGTTACCATCACCATCACCGTCAAATTTATTGTAACGcctagtactaatgaattaaataggcaataatgattattttagtacttaactttaaacttgcttaattagatgttaaaactagtttagtgctaatcatatttaattatgaattaaactttgattaaggttaagtgggattagttaatgacttaaacatgcttattaggttcttagggacttattagggttatgaaaacctaaaggactaatgggcaattatgggttttatttttgataacttgaaggactaaagtgcaaatttgggaaattgaagttagtggaatgccacctcctacttgggttTTGTGTAGGGTTTTGTCAAATCTTCATTCAATATTCCATAACCCATACATCCTCAACCTCAAGTGAAAAGATTACCAAGGCCAAGGACATTCCCATTAGTTTGCGGGCACAAGTTCAAACTTATGCgaataaaaacaaagtttttggaaaaccaaaaagaGAATGCAACTTGTATGAAATGAGTtgcatgtttttaaaagaaagtgagatATTTGCCCTAAacctaaaacaaattttcttttaaagtccttaaatgattcaaatcttgttgaaaataatttaaattatttttaaaaaaaaatgattttaggaggagcaaaaaaggaacaaagaaaattaagaaattccaaacaaaaagaCCTAaaagttgggattttttattcataacttaaaaaaaaaattgaaaagaaaggaaaaatcaacTTAGACCTTCTTTTTGGCTACCTTTTCATTCATGATGGAGAAAGgatctttttttgtaaaagaaattttgactaaaaaatcaattaagttttttttttttttaaagaacaagcTCTCAAAGGtaaataatcaaacatcatgaatttttaactaaGGTAGCATTCAAAGAACTTTAGAAAATAACTTATGatgaatttttaactaaacTAGCATTCAAGGAACTTTAAAAAAGAATCTAACATGAATCTTTAACCAAACTAGCGTACAAAGAACTTTAAAAAAGAATCTAACATGAATCTTTAACCAAACTAGCATACAAAGAACTTTAAAAAACCAATACAAAAATTCAAACTCCATTATTATCTTTCAAATTTATCTAGAAATTCAAACTCCAAAACTTATATACCCTAAGGGAAAATCTAACAAGTTCATCACCATCATTAATGGGAGATAGAGATTACTTGTCTTAAGGGGCAGAACAAGAGAAATGCCAATCTCACATAAGTACCAAATAGGTTGTTAAAAACAACACTGATTAAACCAATTGCTCTAACAACAAAAGCATTAGTTGATTTACATATTAAggcagagaagaaaaaaaacacacttCTTGTCATTGTCGTAGCTCCGAACTTACTAAACCCcacattatattatttcttaagaaaaccacaaaaataataagaaacaaaCAACTTTTGTAGTGGATTACAAAAATAGAGTTGGCTCTACCACTCTGATTTAGTGCTtccttttttcctcttcttttgttAATAGCcgatttaaatattaattaaagcaTGCAATTTACATAAAGGAAATCCTGGTGGGACCCTTGTTCCCCTTTTCTATTCCTTTTGAGTAAGACACCAAGCTATAGTTGGAAATTGACCTAAATCGCCAGTAACTAACACGGGTTTCAGGTCAACAAACCAAAGCAAACCTGAAGCAAAATAAAGATGCAATCACATTTTAAGACTTCCAACACCCTTATTGAACCCAACCACATAGTGTAACTCATTATTGTGTGAATCACAACAactatcaacaaaaaaaatataaacacatCATTTCTTTCCTGTTGCACAGGGTCAATAATGATTGCGTAGGGATGAAAATTTGTTGAAAGTGACAAATCTACCATCAAAGACAAAGCAATTCTACAACACAAATTGCTTAAAATACAATGGCATAAGcgaagagtttttttttaccatatcaATGATTCAATAAGACGACTTTCAATGATTTCTTAACTACAAACTACCACATAAACAAgcttttgttcatttatttatataagaacCTCTCATACGTGATTTTCACAACTCAAACCTGGGTACAAAGTCAAgtaaaagaaaacatgaaatccATAGTCATTCCCACAAAGCAGTAAAAATATATAGGCTGATACTAGATAACAATGAAATCAAGCCAatctatgagaaaaaaaaaagaaaaaaaaagaaaattccgaACAACCCAAATACATTATCTAGTAAGATAAGGATGCAATTGAGCGAAGTAAcgtaaaagaggaaaaataagagaaaaaagaatattatgaaAAGAGTATGACTCCTAGAACATTTGACCCACAACCCTATCATTGGTCTAGTTGGGATTGACGAGGCTTGAACCCACAGCTTCCGCCTTGCAAAGGCATTGCACTGACCAATTGAACTATAATCCCACATAAATAAGGTCACAATTGTCAATATAGGCAACTAAACAAGTTGTACAAATAACACTCAACAACTCAATCTTTATAATAACAAATacttaagtttaattttattatattgaatGACATACAATTCTTTTGTAGAAGTACTTATAAATCAAGTatcttcaaatcaaacaaaatatgcTCATATCCATGCGCCGAGAAAAAATGATTCATATTAAggtagaaaagtaaaaaagaaatatcagtTACTATTAGATGTCAACCCCACATCCCACATCCTATTGTTTCATGCAGAAACCAAAAGAATGATCAGCCCAAAACCATAATGAatccaaaatcatgaaaacatgACTTGGCATGGAATAAATAGTCTCTTTCAAAAAACCTAAGAATATAAGTAAATCTCAAGGCTATGCCCCACACTATAATGACaacaattacaaattgaagGGATTTGCactattaaaaatttaagcGATTTCCATAGTGCATCCAGCTTATACTACTTAAGAAATagcaaaaaccaaaagaattattagcccaaaaccataatgaattcaaaatcatgaaaatgttATCATGACTTGGCATGGAACAGATAGTCCCTATTCAAAACCTACAAATATAAGTAAATCTCAAGGCTATGGCCCACACCATAACaacaattacaaattgaagGGATTTTCACTATTACAAATCGAAGCGATATCCATAGTGCATCCAACTTATACTACTTAATAAGaaattacataaaccaaaagaattATCAGCCCAAAACcataatgaattcaaaatcatcaaaatgctTCCATGACTTGGCATGGAACAAATAGTCTCCCTATGCATATATAATGTCGGGAGCCTCTTCCCCAAATTGATATAGGATATCACAACATCTCTCTAACTTGGTTTTCCATTCTAGTTAATGGAACTAAAAATGTTGGTGGTTACACAATTTACCAATGGCTAAATCTTTTGTTGAGATTGTTTTCCTCCACTTGCCTCTTACCATAATTAAATGACAAATTCCTTTAATGTTGACGCATCTTGAAGGTTTGGTGAACATTCATGCTTGCAGAGTAACATGAAAGAGGACTATAGTTTGAGGTTTTAGATTCATGGGAACgggccatggatttcttgataAGTAAAAAATCACCACAGGGGATCTCTGTAGGCTAATTGCTTGGTGTGTGGCATTTTGAAGGACATACTAAGATAGGTGATGACAACTTCTAAGGGTTCATGGGATTATGAGAAGTGGATGTTAAAAAGGATGTAGCACCAAATTCATGAAGTACATTGTTTTTATGGCTTATCATTTTAA is drawn from Vitis riparia cultivar Riparia Gloire de Montpellier isolate 1030 chromosome 18, EGFV_Vit.rip_1.0, whole genome shotgun sequence and contains these coding sequences:
- the LOC117905493 gene encoding uncharacterized protein LOC117905493 — protein: MGDVIVTVTVTITIITTVTDIVTIIVTVLIIITITEIVTVPVIITVTKIVTIIATVTVTITVIVTVIIIVTVTIIVNVTVTVTITVIVTITITVTVIVIDIVTIIVTIIVTVRDTVTITVIVTITVTVIVTITITIIATVTVIVNVIVIVTVTEAVIVILSITITVIVIITVTVTITITVTMDVTVTVTVTVNVTVIVIVTVTITVTIIVTITITVTIIVTITFIVTVTITITVKFINKCNVGYAFVNMIDPLHIVPLHRAFSGRKWEKFNGEKVASLAYARIQGKTALTAHFQNSSLMNEDKHCRPILFHTTGPNESDQEPFSMGSNMRSRPV